The following are encoded together in the Scytonema millei VB511283 genome:
- a CDS encoding thioredoxin family protein, whose amino-acid sequence MTIQTNIQPPKLRYAPDFELRGIDAQVHHLARYLEKFRAVGVVFMSHNCDYVQSYIERLKTIQVELQDRGFTLIGINANQDLEDRFEQMKNFANYYHLNFPYLWDSTRDVTESFGAKTTPMSFLIDTEGCIRYQGAIDDRPAEPAAVKQPYLRKAILELLQGQPISIAATESIGCALQWGN is encoded by the coding sequence ATGACTATTCAAACTAACATTCAACCTCCTAAATTGCGCTATGCACCTGATTTTGAATTAAGAGGTATAGATGCTCAAGTTCACCACCTGGCTCGTTATTTAGAAAAATTCCGAGCTGTGGGTGTTGTATTTATGAGTCATAATTGCGATTATGTACAGTCATATATTGAAAGATTAAAAACAATCCAAGTAGAATTGCAAGACCGAGGTTTTACTTTGATTGGAATTAATGCAAATCAGGATCTCGAAGATCGTTTCGAGCAGATGAAAAACTTTGCCAACTACTATCACCTGAATTTTCCCTATCTTTGGGACTCTACCAGAGACGTAACGGAAAGTTTTGGGGCAAAAACAACACCAATGTCTTTTTTGATCGATACAGAAGGCTGCATTCGCTACCAAGGGGCGATCGACGATCGCCCCGCAGAACCAGCAGCAGTAAAACAGCCTTATTTACGCAAAGCTATTTTGGAATTGCTACAAGGACAACCCATTTCCATTGCTGCTACAGAAAGCATCGGCTGCGCTCTGCAATGGGGCAACTAG
- the pyrH gene encoding UMP kinase gives MLKPYKRVLLKLSGEALMGNLGYGIDPSVVEGIAGEIAEVVALGVQVAVVVGGGNIFRGVKASASGMDRATADYIGMIATVMNSLTLQDSLERNGVQTRVQTAIAMQEVAEPYIRRRAIRHLEKGRVVIFGAGSGNPFFTTDTTAALRAAEIDAEVIFKATKVDGVYDADPHLNPNAKRYQTLTYGHVLAQDLRVMDSTAIALCKENNIPILVFDLTVRGNIRRAVIGESIGTLVGGFCEVS, from the coding sequence ATGTTGAAACCTTACAAACGAGTTTTGCTCAAGCTCAGTGGCGAAGCTCTGATGGGTAACTTGGGTTATGGGATTGACCCAAGTGTAGTCGAAGGAATCGCAGGTGAAATCGCAGAAGTTGTTGCCCTCGGCGTGCAAGTCGCTGTTGTCGTAGGTGGTGGCAATATTTTTCGCGGTGTAAAAGCATCCGCATCTGGTATGGATCGAGCTACTGCTGACTATATCGGGATGATTGCTACCGTGATGAATTCCCTGACGTTGCAAGATTCATTAGAACGCAACGGGGTACAGACGCGGGTACAAACTGCGATCGCCATGCAAGAAGTTGCAGAACCATATATTCGCCGTCGCGCCATCCGCCATTTAGAAAAAGGCAGGGTGGTGATTTTTGGTGCTGGTTCGGGTAATCCTTTCTTTACTACCGATACGACTGCTGCATTGAGAGCGGCAGAGATAGATGCTGAGGTAATTTTTAAAGCAACGAAGGTAGACGGGGTTTACGATGCCGATCCTCATCTCAATCCAAATGCCAAACGCTATCAAACCTTGACATACGGTCATGTGTTGGCTCAAGATTTACGGGTAATGGATAGTACCGCGATCGCCTTGTGCAAAGAGAACAACATCCCTATTCTGGTATTTGACCTCACGGTGAGAGGTAATATTCGCCGCGCTGTGATAGGAGAATCTATAGGGACGCTTGTGGGAGGTTTCTGTGAAGTTAGCTGA
- the frr gene encoding ribosome recycling factor has product MKLAEAESTMQKTVEATQRSFNTIRTGRANASLLDRVMVEYYGSPTSLKSLASISTPDATTITIQPFDRSTLNSIEKAISMSDVGLTPNNDGSTIRLNIPPLTSERRKEFIKLAAKYAEEGKVAIRNIRRDALETIRKQEKSSEVTEDEARDLQDRLQKLTNKYIERIDELLAEKDKEISTV; this is encoded by the coding sequence GTGAAGTTAGCTGAAGCTGAAAGTACAATGCAAAAAACCGTTGAGGCAACTCAACGATCTTTTAACACTATCCGTACTGGTCGTGCGAATGCCAGTCTGCTCGACCGCGTGATGGTGGAATACTACGGTTCCCCTACATCTTTAAAATCGCTAGCTAGCATTAGTACACCTGATGCAACTACGATTACGATTCAACCTTTCGATCGCAGTACTCTGAATTCGATTGAAAAAGCTATTTCCATGTCAGATGTGGGGTTAACTCCTAATAATGACGGTTCGACGATCCGATTAAATATTCCGCCACTGACTAGCGAACGCCGCAAGGAATTTATCAAACTGGCGGCGAAGTACGCTGAAGAGGGTAAGGTTGCCATTCGCAATATTCGCCGCGATGCGCTGGAGACGATTCGCAAGCAAGAGAAAAGTAGCGAAGTGACTGAGGACGAAGCGCGAGATCTACAAGATCGATTGCAAAAGTTGACCAATAAGTATATCGAGCGCATTGACGAATTGCTAGCAGAGAAAGACAAAGAGATTTCGACCGTGTAG
- a CDS encoding geranylgeranyl reductase family protein, which yields MYDCIIVGAGPGGGSAAYHLAKQGRSVLVLEKESLPRYKPCGGGVSPEVAKWFDFDFSPAISVKVNTIRYTWKMDDPVQAELRTPEPMWMVRRDVFDHFLVQQAQKQGAELRDSTEVTGIEFKGDRWYVKTANQVFEGRYLIAADGAKGPMAKWLGFKERKRRLGGALEAEAPAKVDDSNIAHFEFGMVKNGYIWNFPKADGYSIGIGTFRGGEGQDFKQILSEYATLFGIDVKTCRQYGHPLCLWDGTQKLHTQNAILAGEAACVVDPFTAEGIRPSIFTGVKAAAAIDRALAGDINALEQYTDTINEEWGSDMAWAQKLAGVFYRVPGIGYKVGVKRPSATQRMGQILCGELSYGDVANRALKRLSGSLIPGMGG from the coding sequence ATGTACGATTGCATCATCGTTGGTGCTGGTCCAGGTGGAGGATCGGCAGCCTATCATCTAGCGAAACAGGGACGTTCGGTTTTAGTGCTAGAGAAGGAATCGCTACCACGCTATAAACCTTGTGGGGGAGGCGTATCGCCAGAAGTTGCCAAATGGTTTGATTTTGATTTTTCTCCAGCGATTTCGGTAAAAGTTAATACCATTCGCTACACCTGGAAAATGGACGACCCCGTACAGGCAGAGTTACGCACGCCAGAACCGATGTGGATGGTGCGACGGGACGTATTCGACCACTTCTTAGTTCAGCAGGCACAAAAACAAGGGGCAGAACTGCGGGATAGTACAGAAGTTACCGGGATCGAATTTAAAGGCGATCGCTGGTACGTCAAAACTGCGAACCAAGTGTTTGAAGGACGTTATCTGATTGCAGCTGATGGCGCAAAAGGTCCAATGGCGAAGTGGTTGGGCTTCAAAGAACGCAAGCGCCGCTTGGGTGGTGCTTTAGAAGCAGAAGCCCCCGCCAAGGTGGATGATAGTAACATTGCCCACTTTGAATTTGGCATGGTGAAAAACGGCTATATCTGGAATTTCCCCAAAGCTGACGGCTATTCTATTGGTATTGGCACGTTTCGAGGTGGAGAAGGACAGGACTTCAAACAAATTTTGAGCGAATATGCCACTCTCTTTGGCATTGATGTCAAGACTTGCAGACAATACGGTCATCCTCTTTGTTTGTGGGATGGAACGCAAAAGCTCCATACTCAAAATGCAATTCTTGCTGGAGAAGCAGCTTGTGTCGTCGATCCATTCACTGCGGAAGGGATTCGTCCCTCAATCTTTACCGGAGTGAAAGCCGCGGCCGCGATCGATCGCGCGCTTGCAGGCGATATCAATGCCTTAGAACAATATACCGACACCATTAACGAAGAATGGGGTAGCGATATGGCTTGGGCGCAAAAACTAGCAGGTGTATTCTACCGAGTTCCTGGTATTGGCTATAAAGTCGGTGTCAAGCGCCCTTCTGCGACTCAGCGCATGGGACAAATTTTGTGTGGCGAGTTAAGTTATGGCGATGTAGCAAATCGTGCCTTAAAGCGTCTCAGTGGTAGTCTGATCCCTGGTATGGGTGGGTAA
- a CDS encoding RDD family protein, translating to MHFFNRITHQTPESVELEFTLAGIGSRAWALLIDYHILTFLIVGFLFIWSFIAYQVVEAWSRIFRNADVGLWMLAIAFLVTFFLYTGYFVLFETLWQGQTPGKRFAKIRVVRDDGRLVSIQQAILRSLLRPFDDILFLGAFLIIFGQREKRLGDLVAGTIVIQTEISHTSANFPISDSAYDLMSQLLQSEADFSQILPDDFAVIREYLQRRKAMSKQAQEQLSLELAKQTKKIIALEKLPQAVKPDTFLEAVYLAYQQDRQ from the coding sequence ATGCACTTCTTCAACCGCATTACCCATCAAACCCCCGAAAGCGTCGAACTAGAATTCACGTTAGCAGGAATTGGTAGCCGCGCCTGGGCATTGCTAATAGACTACCATATTCTAACTTTTCTTATAGTTGGATTCCTATTTATTTGGAGTTTTATTGCTTATCAAGTCGTAGAAGCTTGGAGCAGAATATTTCGGAATGCAGATGTTGGCTTATGGATGCTAGCGATCGCCTTTTTAGTCACATTCTTTTTATATACAGGTTATTTTGTCCTATTTGAAACTTTATGGCAAGGACAAACCCCAGGCAAACGTTTTGCTAAAATTCGCGTCGTCAGAGATGACGGTAGACTTGTCAGCATTCAACAAGCAATATTGCGATCGCTACTGCGACCTTTTGACGATATCTTGTTTCTCGGTGCATTTTTAATTATATTCGGTCAGCGCGAGAAACGCTTAGGCGATCTAGTTGCAGGTACAATTGTGATTCAAACCGAAATTTCCCATACATCTGCCAACTTTCCTATTAGCGATTCAGCTTACGATCTGATGTCGCAATTGTTGCAGTCTGAAGCCGATTTTTCTCAAATTTTACCCGACGATTTTGCAGTAATTCGCGAATATTTGCAAAGACGCAAAGCAATGTCCAAACAAGCTCAAGAGCAACTCAGTTTAGAACTTGCCAAACAAACCAAAAAAATTATCGCCCTGGAAAAATTACCTCAAGCCGTCAAGCCTGACACATTTTTGGAAGCGGTGTATTTGGCATACCAGCAGGATCGTCAGTAG
- a CDS encoding stage II sporulation protein M → MNVQRWIARREPNWKRLDVLLNQVEKKGIKALRSGEIKELASLYRSVAADLARARTQQASNIILQNLQSLTTRSYNQIYQGSRRQEWQAVLDFYRWGFPTAIRHNFGSIALATVLFLFGGIVAWWYAWQDPTFLSLVVPDYLIKKVQEDRQLWMGSIVGVEPLASTNIMTNNISVSFAAVSGGITAGLYTTFLLVYNGLSIGAVATLVGQNNLAYPFWAFVFPHGALELPAIFFAGGAGFLIARAIIFPGKYKRGDALKVYGAQAAQLVLGIVPMLVIAGIIEGFFSPSPIVPSPLKYLAGIGLFALLVVYCQPQKSRS, encoded by the coding sequence ATGAATGTTCAACGATGGATTGCTCGCCGAGAACCAAACTGGAAGCGTTTAGACGTTCTGTTAAATCAAGTTGAAAAAAAGGGAATAAAGGCACTTCGCTCTGGTGAAATTAAAGAATTAGCCAGTTTGTATCGCTCTGTAGCCGCAGATTTAGCCCGCGCCCGGACTCAACAAGCTAGTAATATTATTCTTCAAAATTTACAATCTTTAACAACTCGTAGCTATAACCAGATCTATCAAGGTTCGCGGCGACAGGAATGGCAAGCAGTACTAGACTTTTATCGCTGGGGTTTTCCAACCGCAATTCGGCATAACTTTGGTTCTATTGCCTTAGCTACAGTACTCTTTTTATTTGGTGGAATTGTAGCTTGGTGGTATGCGTGGCAAGACCCAACATTTCTATCATTAGTCGTCCCCGATTATTTGATTAAAAAAGTACAAGAAGATCGTCAATTGTGGATGGGTTCGATTGTTGGTGTCGAGCCACTGGCATCTACAAACATTATGACGAATAATATATCTGTCTCTTTCGCTGCTGTCTCTGGTGGAATTACTGCTGGATTATATACAACGTTTTTACTAGTTTATAACGGTTTAAGTATAGGAGCAGTTGCAACTTTAGTCGGACAGAATAATTTAGCTTATCCCTTTTGGGCGTTTGTATTTCCCCACGGTGCTTTAGAGTTGCCAGCAATATTTTTTGCTGGGGGAGCAGGGTTTTTAATTGCTAGAGCTATTATATTTCCTGGTAAATATAAACGGGGAGATGCATTAAAGGTTTATGGCGCTCAAGCCGCTCAATTAGTATTGGGAATTGTTCCAATGTTGGTTATTGCCGGAATCATTGAAGGTTTTTTTTCTCCCAGTCCAATCGTTCCCTCGCCCTTGAAATATTTGGCTGGAATTGGTTTGTTTGCGTTGTTGGTGGTGTATTGTCAGCCGCAGAAATCGCGATCTTGA
- a CDS encoding amylo-alpha-1,6-glucosidase: MAIQFGREICGNLDIAETREWLVTNGIGGYASGTVAGLLTRRYHGLLVAALKPPLGRTLMLAKLDETILYGDRFYPLNTNRWRDGIVSPEGYLCVEQFSLEGTVPVWRFAYADALLEKRVWMQQGANTTYIQYASVRATAPLQLGLKAMVNYRDYHGITQGNSWQMALDPVDLGICVTAYPGATPLYLLSDSATATIVHNWYYGFDLAVERYRGLSDREDHLHAATFQVTLNPGESLTFVASTESHPNLDGAAALKLRHTQEQKLLGQWKASRSIKAKEPPQWIHQLVLAADQFIVDRPLADEPQGKTIIAGYPWFSDWGRDTAIALPGLTLCTGRSEIARYILRTFAKYVDRGTIPNRFPDVGEAPDYNTVDATLWYFEAVRAYYSATEDDALIQELFPVLADIIDWHCRGTRYNIHLDAADGLLYAGEEGWQLTWMDAKIGDWVVTPRIGKPIEINALWYNAVRSMANFARRLGKPHQEYEAIANRTLARFSRFWNQELGYCYDVLDGPDGDDSSLRPNQIFAVSLPLVGAQGIAPLLNPTQQKGVVDACGQMLLTSFGLRSLSPEHPQYRGRYGGDPLQRDSAYHQGTAWGWLIGAFVSAHLRVYKNPVQARQFLEPMANHLCDRGIGSLSEIFDGDAPMTPRGCIAQAWTVAEVLRAWFATEE, encoded by the coding sequence ATGGCGATTCAATTTGGGCGGGAAATCTGCGGCAACCTGGATATCGCGGAAACGCGAGAGTGGCTGGTGACAAACGGGATTGGCGGTTATGCCTCTGGTACGGTAGCGGGATTGCTGACTCGACGCTACCACGGGTTATTAGTCGCAGCCCTCAAACCGCCTTTGGGTCGCACGTTAATGTTAGCAAAGTTGGATGAAACGATTCTGTATGGCGATCGCTTCTATCCTTTAAATACGAATCGCTGGCGAGATGGAATTGTCAGCCCTGAAGGTTATTTGTGTGTCGAGCAATTTTCTCTAGAAGGGACAGTCCCCGTCTGGCGTTTTGCCTATGCTGATGCCCTATTGGAAAAGCGGGTATGGATGCAGCAGGGAGCCAATACGACTTACATTCAGTATGCCTCCGTTCGCGCCACTGCACCGCTACAACTGGGACTGAAAGCGATGGTCAATTATCGCGATTATCACGGCATTACCCAAGGTAACAGCTGGCAAATGGCTTTAGATCCAGTCGATCTAGGAATTTGCGTCACTGCTTATCCAGGTGCTACACCCCTCTACTTGCTAAGTGATAGTGCAACAGCAACAATCGTTCACAACTGGTACTATGGCTTTGACTTAGCCGTAGAACGCTACCGAGGACTGAGCGATCGCGAAGACCACTTGCACGCAGCAACTTTTCAGGTAACGCTCAACCCTGGGGAATCCTTGACTTTTGTGGCAAGTACGGAAAGCCATCCAAATTTAGATGGCGCAGCAGCCTTGAAACTGCGTCACACCCAAGAACAAAAGCTACTCGGACAGTGGAAAGCCAGTCGTTCGATTAAAGCGAAAGAACCGCCGCAATGGATACACCAGCTGGTTCTAGCTGCCGACCAGTTTATCGTCGATCGCCCTTTGGCAGACGAACCGCAGGGTAAAACGATTATTGCTGGTTATCCTTGGTTTAGCGACTGGGGACGCGACACGGCGATTGCCTTACCAGGATTGACACTTTGCACGGGGCGATCGGAAATTGCCCGTTATATTCTCCGCACTTTTGCTAAGTACGTCGATCGCGGCACGATCCCCAACCGCTTTCCCGATGTCGGGGAAGCACCAGATTACAATACTGTTGATGCGACTTTGTGGTACTTTGAAGCAGTTCGTGCCTACTATAGTGCTACAGAAGATGATGCCCTCATCCAAGAACTATTTCCAGTCCTAGCAGATATTATTGATTGGCACTGTCGCGGTACGCGCTACAACATCCATCTCGATGCAGCTGACGGACTGCTTTATGCTGGGGAAGAGGGATGGCAGTTAACCTGGATGGATGCCAAAATTGGCGATTGGGTCGTCACACCTCGAATTGGTAAACCGATTGAGATTAACGCACTTTGGTATAATGCCGTGCGGAGTATGGCAAATTTCGCCCGTCGGTTAGGTAAGCCGCATCAAGAGTACGAGGCGATCGCCAACCGCACGCTAGCGAGGTTCTCTCGTTTCTGGAATCAAGAGTTAGGCTACTGCTACGACGTACTCGATGGTCCTGATGGCGACGATTCATCCCTACGCCCCAACCAAATTTTTGCCGTCTCTCTACCCTTGGTGGGGGCGCAAGGCATTGCACCTTTACTTAACCCGACACAGCAAAAAGGGGTTGTCGATGCTTGCGGACAGATGTTATTGACTTCTTTTGGCTTGCGATCGCTTTCTCCCGAACATCCCCAATATCGAGGACGGTATGGTGGCGATCCACTGCAACGAGATAGCGCGTATCATCAGGGGACAGCCTGGGGATGGTTAATTGGTGCATTTGTCTCTGCACATTTGCGCGTTTATAAAAATCCCGTGCAGGCGCGTCAATTTCTCGAACCAATGGCAAACCACCTTTGCGATCGCGGTATTGGGAGTTTAAGCGAAATCTTTGACGGCGATGCGCCCATGACTCCACGCGGCTGCATTGCCCAAGCTTGGACTGTTGCAGAAGTTTTGCGGGCTTGGTTTGCTACCGAAGAGTAG
- a CDS encoding EVE domain-containing protein, translated as MTNYWLFQGNPKYYRILDAIRELETIPWRVTRYSKEIAVGDGVLVWMAGEKAGIYAIAEVAEPVQALTELPDKDYWLDLSKADSKFHVKIHCIRKLLGQPLRRSELLYDRVLSNLPVIRAPGINYKITPEEWQRVHQLKG; from the coding sequence ATGACAAATTACTGGCTATTTCAAGGAAACCCTAAATATTACCGAATTTTAGATGCAATTCGGGAATTAGAAACAATTCCGTGGCGGGTGACTCGCTATAGCAAAGAGATTGCTGTGGGTGATGGAGTTTTGGTGTGGATGGCAGGAGAAAAAGCAGGAATATATGCGATCGCGGAAGTCGCAGAACCCGTACAAGCTTTAACAGAATTACCCGATAAAGACTATTGGCTCGATCTAAGTAAAGCTGATAGTAAATTTCATGTCAAAATTCACTGTATTCGTAAATTGTTGGGACAACCATTAAGGCGATCGGAATTGCTTTACGATCGCGTTTTGAGCAATTTACCTGTAATTCGCGCTCCCGGTATTAACTACAAAATCACGCCGGAAGAATGGCAGCGAGTTCATCAGTTGAAAGGATAA
- a CDS encoding DNA polymerase III subunit alpha: protein MSFVGLHIHSDYSLLDGASQLPQLVDRAIELGMPAIALTDHGVMYGAIELIKVCRSKNIKPIIGNEMYVINGDIENKERRRVRKYHQVVLAKNTKGYKNLVKLTSISHLKGFQGKGIFARPCVNKELLEQYREGLIVTSACLGGEIPQAILQCKPDIARETAKWYKNVFGDDFYLEIQDHGSPEDRTVNVEIIKIARELDIKFVATNDSHYISCFDVDAHDALLCIQTGKLISEDNRMRYSGTEYLKSAEEMAQLFRDHLPDDIIQEAIATTLEVAEKIEPYHILGEPRLPNYPVPAGHTADTYVEEVAWEGLLERLNRKSRNQIEPVYKERLEYELKMLQQMGFSTYFLVVWDYIKYARDNDIPVGPGRGSAAGSLVAYCLQITNIDPVHHGLLFERFLNPERKSMPDIDTDFCIEKRDEVIEYVTRRYGEDRVAQIITFNRLTSKAVLKDVARVLDIPYAESDKMAKLIPVVRGKPTKLAVMISDETPEQEFKDRYDNEPHVRRWVDMAMRIEGTNKTYGVHAAGVVISSDPLDEVVPLQRNKEGDVITQYFMEDIEAMGLLKMDFLGLKNLTLIQKSIQLIQQYRHIKVDPYEVTANERKVQKILAKGETDKIPEDVEKAYKLLEAGALEGVFQLESSGMRQIVRDLKPSCIEDISSVLALYRPGPLDAGLIPKFINRKHGKEAIENEHPILEPILQETYGIMVYQEQIMKIAQDLAGYSLGQADLLRRAMGKKKTSEMQKQREIFVDGAARNGVKKQIAEELFEKMMKFAEYCFNKSHSTAYGYVTYQTAYLKANFPVEYMAALLTANSDKTEQVQKYIATCLNMNIQIEPPDVNRSGVDFTPIEDNILFGLSAVKGVGGEAIASILKARAEGKFKSLADFCDRVDLRAVTRRTIEPLIYCGAFDKLEPNRQQLLKDLELVHDWAQSRAKDRAIGQFSLFDLGGLTDASQSESSFDSAPKAPPVADFQQSEKLRKEKELLGFYVSDHPLKAVSQAAQILSPISLSNLENISSEASVSSVVMLTSMKPVTTKKGDRMAILQLEDLTGQTEAVVFPRTYERISHLLEADTRLIVWGKVDRRDDKVQMIIEDVEPIENVRLVMVELDPLQAGNIQEQHRLQEILQKQVEEKEKAKIPVFAIIQDTHNRQLVRLGRSYWVQDSRTAVEALRTANFPAHVQPLLVNS from the coding sequence ATGTCTTTCGTCGGTCTACACATCCATAGCGATTACAGCCTGCTCGATGGTGCCAGCCAGCTACCGCAACTAGTAGATCGGGCGATAGAATTGGGTATGCCTGCGATCGCGCTTACCGATCACGGTGTCATGTATGGGGCGATCGAGTTAATTAAAGTTTGTCGTAGTAAGAATATTAAGCCAATAATTGGCAATGAAATGTATGTAATTAACGGCGATATTGAAAACAAAGAACGCCGTAGAGTCAGAAAATATCATCAGGTTGTCTTAGCGAAAAATACTAAAGGTTACAAAAATTTAGTTAAGCTTACGTCGATTTCTCACCTCAAAGGATTTCAAGGTAAGGGAATATTTGCCCGTCCTTGCGTGAATAAAGAACTATTAGAACAGTATCGGGAAGGTTTAATTGTTACTAGTGCTTGCTTAGGTGGAGAAATTCCCCAAGCAATCCTACAATGTAAACCAGATATAGCGCGAGAAACTGCTAAATGGTACAAAAATGTGTTTGGCGATGATTTCTATTTAGAAATTCAAGATCACGGTTCTCCTGAAGACAGAACGGTAAATGTAGAAATTATCAAAATCGCTAGAGAGTTAGATATTAAATTTGTTGCCACAAACGATTCCCATTATATTTCCTGTTTTGACGTTGATGCTCACGACGCATTATTGTGTATTCAAACGGGTAAGCTAATTTCCGAAGATAATCGGATGCGCTATAGCGGTACGGAATATTTGAAGTCCGCTGAGGAGATGGCGCAATTATTTCGCGATCATTTGCCAGATGATATTATCCAAGAGGCGATCGCCACAACTTTAGAAGTTGCCGAGAAAATCGAACCCTATCACATTTTAGGCGAACCGCGACTGCCTAATTACCCAGTTCCAGCCGGACATACAGCTGATACTTATGTAGAAGAAGTTGCTTGGGAAGGATTGCTAGAACGCCTCAATCGTAAATCTCGCAATCAAATCGAACCAGTCTATAAAGAAAGGTTGGAATATGAGTTGAAAATGCTTCAGCAGATGGGCTTTTCGACTTACTTTTTAGTTGTATGGGATTACATTAAATATGCTAGAGACAATGACATTCCCGTAGGACCAGGACGCGGTTCGGCTGCTGGTTCTTTAGTTGCATATTGTCTGCAAATTACTAATATCGATCCGGTACATCACGGTTTGCTATTCGAGCGATTTTTGAATCCAGAACGCAAATCAATGCCTGATATTGATACCGATTTCTGCATTGAAAAACGCGATGAAGTCATTGAATATGTCACGCGGAGATACGGTGAAGATCGAGTCGCGCAAATTATCACATTTAACCGCCTCACATCCAAAGCTGTTTTAAAAGATGTGGCGCGAGTGTTGGATATTCCCTACGCCGAATCAGACAAAATGGCGAAATTAATCCCTGTGGTGCGGGGTAAGCCAACTAAACTGGCGGTGATGATTTCTGACGAAACACCAGAACAAGAGTTTAAGGATAGATACGACAACGAACCCCATGTTCGCCGCTGGGTTGATATGGCGATGCGAATTGAAGGAACGAACAAAACTTACGGCGTTCATGCAGCCGGAGTTGTGATTTCATCCGATCCGTTAGATGAAGTTGTTCCATTACAAAGAAATAAAGAAGGCGATGTCATTACCCAATATTTTATGGAAGACATCGAAGCAATGGGATTGTTGAAAATGGACTTTTTAGGATTAAAGAATTTGACTTTAATTCAGAAGTCGATTCAACTGATCCAACAATATCGCCACATTAAAGTCGATCCGTATGAAGTTACGGCAAATGAAAGAAAAGTGCAGAAAATTTTAGCCAAAGGTGAAACTGATAAAATTCCTGAAGATGTAGAAAAAGCTTATAAGCTGCTAGAAGCAGGCGCGTTAGAAGGAGTATTTCAGCTAGAATCCTCAGGAATGCGTCAGATTGTTCGAGATTTAAAACCTTCTTGTATCGAAGATATTTCTTCAGTGCTGGCTTTATATCGACCAGGACCATTAGATGCTGGTTTAATTCCAAAATTTATTAATCGCAAACACGGTAAAGAAGCAATTGAAAACGAGCATCCCATATTAGAGCCAATCTTGCAAGAAACCTATGGAATTATGGTGTATCAAGAGCAAATCATGAAAATTGCTCAAGATTTAGCCGGATATTCCCTCGGACAGGCGGATTTGTTAAGACGTGCGATGGGGAAAAAGAAAACTTCTGAAATGCAGAAGCAAAGAGAAATTTTTGTTGATGGTGCAGCAAGAAATGGGGTAAAAAAACAAATAGCTGAAGAGTTATTTGAGAAGATGATGAAGTTCGCTGAATACTGCTTCAATAAATCCCATTCCACAGCTTACGGTTACGTCACTTATCAAACTGCCTATCTCAAAGCGAATTTTCCTGTAGAATACATGGCGGCGCTATTAACAGCCAATAGCGACAAAACAGAACAGGTACAAAAATATATTGCTACCTGTTTGAACATGAATATTCAAATCGAACCACCAGATGTAAATCGTTCTGGGGTAGATTTTACGCCAATAGAAGACAACATTTTATTCGGACTATCAGCAGTTAAAGGAGTCGGTGGAGAAGCGATCGCCTCGATTTTAAAAGCACGCGCAGAAGGCAAATTTAAATCTTTAGCTGATTTTTGCGATCGCGTCGATTTACGTGCTGTCACCCGTCGAACTATTGAACCACTAATTTATTGCGGTGCTTTCGACAAACTCGAACCAAATCGGCAGCAATTATTAAAAGATTTAGAGCTAGTTCACGATTGGGCGCAATCCCGTGCTAAGGATAGAGCGATCGGTCAATTTAGTTTATTTGATTTAGGGGGACTGACAGATGCTAGTCAGTCGGAAAGTAGTTTTGATTCTGCTCCCAAAGCACCCCCAGTAGCAGATTTCCAACAATCGGAAAAGCTACGTAAAGAAAAAGAATTATTAGGTTTTTACGTCTCCGATCATCCCCTCAAAGCAGTCAGTCAAGCAGCACAAATTTTATCTCCGATTAGTCTAAGCAATTTAGAAAACATTTCCAGCGAAGCCTCTGTGAGTTCAGTAGTGATGCTAACTAGCATGAAACCCGTAACCACGAAAAAAGGCGATCGCATGGCAATTTTACAGTTAGAAGATTTGACAGGACAAACAGAAGCAGTTGTTTTTCCTAGAACCTACGAACGCATTTCCCATCTGTTAGAAGCAGATACGCGATTAATTGTTTGGGGTAAAGTCGATCGACGAGACGACAAAGTACAAATGATTATTGAAGATGTAGAACCAATAGAAAACGTCCGTTTAGTCATGGTAGAACTTGACCCCTTACAAGCTGGAAACATCCAGGAACAACATCGCTTACAAGAAATTTTGCAAAAGCAGGTAGAAGAGAAAGAAAAAGCGAAAATTCCAGTGTTTGCTATTATTCAAGATACCCATAACCGTCAACTAGTACGCCTTGGACGCAGTTATTGGGTACAAGATAGTAGAACCGCTGTAGAAGCACTCAGAACCGCCAATTTTCCCGCTCACGTACAGCCATTATTAGTTAACAGTTAA